A window of the Bacillus sp. A301a_S52 genome harbors these coding sequences:
- a CDS encoding glycosidase, with amino-acid sequence MIHNHYYGMLEKQEKLLSKPNKVNDKFYNGIYEKYKNPVLTRHHVPLHWRFDLNKETNPYFMERLGINATFNPGALYWNHRYYLIVRTEGVDRKSFFALAVSDTGIDNFRFIDSPLTWERIDEETNMYDMRLVEHEDGWIYGIYCSESKDPSAKPFDTSSAIAQAGLVRTKDLEKWERLPNIKTPSPQQRNVVLHPEFINGKYALYTRPQDGFISTGAGGGIAFGLCDSLENPVIDHETVIDEKVYHTVYEVKNGQGPAPIKTPKGWIHIAHGVRNTAAGLRYVLYTFATQLDAPHKIIAKPGGHFIAPYDDERTGDVSNVIFCNGAVLNKKGEIFIYYASSDTRIHIAKTTIDKLTDYTFNTPEDPYNSLECVRQRMDLIEKNLHLLKGK; translated from the coding sequence ATGATACATAATCACTATTATGGGATGTTAGAAAAACAAGAGAAACTGCTGTCCAAGCCAAATAAAGTTAATGATAAGTTTTATAATGGGATTTATGAAAAGTATAAAAATCCTGTACTTACAAGACATCATGTTCCTTTGCACTGGAGGTTCGATTTAAATAAAGAAACGAATCCGTATTTTATGGAACGTTTAGGTATTAATGCCACCTTTAATCCTGGAGCCCTCTATTGGAATCATCGCTATTACTTAATCGTTAGGACAGAAGGGGTAGATCGAAAATCATTTTTTGCTCTAGCGGTAAGTGACACGGGCATTGATAATTTTAGATTCATAGACTCACCTTTAACATGGGAAAGGATAGATGAAGAAACGAATATGTATGATATGCGACTTGTTGAACATGAAGACGGCTGGATCTATGGAATTTATTGCTCAGAAAGTAAAGACCCATCAGCAAAGCCATTCGACACGTCAAGTGCCATAGCCCAAGCTGGACTCGTGAGAACAAAAGATTTAGAAAAATGGGAGCGTCTGCCGAATATTAAAACGCCATCACCACAACAGAGAAATGTTGTCCTCCATCCAGAGTTTATTAATGGGAAATATGCATTATATACGCGACCACAAGATGGATTTATATCCACAGGAGCGGGAGGAGGAATTGCATTTGGCCTATGTGACTCACTAGAAAATCCTGTGATTGATCATGAAACAGTGATCGATGAGAAGGTGTATCATACGGTTTATGAAGTAAAAAATGGTCAAGGGCCAGCACCGATAAAGACACCTAAAGGCTGGATTCATATAGCTCATGGTGTGAGGAATACAGCTGCTGGATTACGGTATGTTCTCTACACATTCGCTACTCAACTGGATGCCCCGCATAAAATAATTGCCAAACCGGGAGGCCATTTCATCGCACCTTATGACGATGAAAGAACGGGGGATGTATCAAATGTGATTTTCTGCAATGGGGCTGTCTTGAATAAAAAGGGGGAAATCTTCATATACTATGCATCGAGTGATACGCGTATTCATATAGCCAAAACAACGATTGATAAGTTAACAGATTATACGTTTAACACGCCAGAAGACCCGTATAACTCGCTAGAGTGTGTGAGACAGCGAATGGATCTGATAGAAAAAAACCTACACTTACTTAAAGGAAAGTAG
- a CDS encoding carbohydrate ABC transporter substrate-binding protein: MNKKLGLVSGLIMLLVFLAACGDENTGGNNDGIVKDEEANNGEVAGDITVLIHRTDIVDTAFMEYKERFNETYPDVTVTFEAITDYEGQVSTRMNTDDYGDVLMIPDNVPIEDASHFFRPLGNTEELSEIYLFADEFAYEGRTYGLPITINSDGILYNQAVFEEAEIDSIPATPEEFISALQMIKDNTDAIPLYTNYGDSWPLDQWETNRLAIAGDEQFTNDLPHNKTPFAEGEPHYILYNLMYEVANQGLIEGDPLTTDWELSKQMLADGDVATMILGSWSYAQVEELAENPEDIQFMPFPYTHEDGTVYATVGPDFNIGINANTDYPAAAEAWVKFFLDESGYWEDEGGISPKVSDEFPDFLEAYEELGVEFISNAPARDGEQGLADRVDSSGEVGLWNSRFKEQIIEAGIGNRDESFDDIMNQLNERWQDGRSLEGIE, from the coding sequence ATGAACAAAAAATTGGGGCTGGTTTCAGGATTAATTATGCTTTTAGTTTTTTTAGCTGCGTGTGGAGATGAGAATACTGGTGGTAATAATGACGGAATAGTGAAGGATGAAGAAGCGAATAATGGTGAAGTGGCTGGAGATATAACCGTATTAATTCACCGAACAGACATCGTAGATACTGCTTTTATGGAATATAAAGAGCGTTTTAATGAAACCTATCCAGATGTTACTGTCACGTTCGAAGCTATTACCGATTATGAAGGTCAAGTTAGTACTCGTATGAATACAGATGATTATGGGGATGTACTCATGATTCCTGATAATGTACCAATCGAAGATGCGTCTCATTTTTTTAGACCACTGGGAAATACAGAAGAGTTAAGTGAGATATATTTATTCGCAGATGAATTTGCATATGAAGGTAGAACGTACGGCCTTCCTATTACGATTAACTCTGATGGTATTCTCTACAATCAAGCTGTTTTCGAAGAAGCAGAGATTGATAGTATACCAGCAACACCCGAAGAGTTTATATCTGCCCTGCAAATGATTAAAGATAACACTGACGCCATTCCACTTTATACAAATTACGGTGACAGTTGGCCATTAGACCAATGGGAGACGAACCGGCTTGCCATTGCTGGGGATGAACAGTTTACCAATGACCTTCCACATAATAAAACACCTTTTGCGGAAGGAGAACCACACTATATTCTTTATAACCTCATGTATGAAGTCGCTAATCAGGGACTTATCGAAGGTGACCCCCTCACCACGGACTGGGAACTTTCTAAACAAATGCTTGCAGATGGCGATGTTGCAACTATGATTCTCGGCTCATGGTCATATGCTCAAGTAGAAGAATTAGCAGAGAACCCTGAAGACATTCAATTTATGCCATTCCCTTACACTCATGAGGATGGAACCGTCTATGCGACGGTGGGACCGGATTTTAATATTGGTATTAATGCTAATACAGATTATCCTGCAGCAGCGGAAGCATGGGTTAAATTTTTCCTAGATGAATCAGGCTATTGGGAAGATGAAGGTGGTATTTCACCTAAAGTAAGTGATGAATTCCCTGATTTCTTGGAAGCATATGAAGAATTAGGAGTAGAATTCATTTCTAATGCACCTGCTCGTGACGGGGAACAGGGCTTGGCAGATCGCGTGGATAGTTCGGGGGAAGTGGGTTTATGGAATTCAAGGTTTAAAGAGCAAATTATCGAAGCGGGCATTGGCAACCGCGATGAATCATTCGATGATATTATGAACCAACTTAATGAAAGATGGCAAGATGGTCGAAGCCTTGAAGGTATAGAATAA
- a CDS encoding glycoside hydrolase family 27 protein, with protein MTLKPKRYAEGLAKTPPMGWNSFNTFGCEPTEELIKQSADVMVKSGLLEAGYRYINIDDGWMADERDSAGNLVPDPQKFPNGMKPVTDYIHEKGLLAGTYLGCGQKTYGEKPGSLGYEERDAQLIADQGFDLLKYDYRELPGDPIGRGVKEDYVTMRDALMKTGRDMVFSICEHGKSHPETWARDIGHMWRTTPDIKDSFDEDINWGWSINHIIDETHALHHYAGPGGWNDPDMLVVGINGLNDWLGPGCTYNEYKSHFSLWCLLAAPLLIGCDIRKMSEETKTILLNKEMIAINQDPLGIQGHLLKKEHGIDYWVKPLANNDIAIGLLNRFNEPKEAVLSLSDLLEDGNYLMKDVWTNERKELQAEWISKTLKSHECAVFRLISKEK; from the coding sequence ATGACTTTAAAACCAAAACGATATGCTGAAGGATTGGCTAAAACTCCCCCTATGGGATGGAACTCATTTAATACTTTCGGGTGTGAACCAACGGAAGAGTTGATAAAACAGAGTGCAGATGTCATGGTAAAATCAGGTCTTTTAGAAGCAGGATACCGCTATATCAACATTGATGACGGGTGGATGGCAGACGAGAGAGATAGTGCTGGTAATCTAGTTCCTGACCCTCAAAAATTTCCGAACGGCATGAAACCCGTCACAGATTATATCCATGAAAAAGGACTTTTAGCAGGCACCTATTTAGGCTGTGGCCAAAAAACATACGGAGAAAAACCAGGAAGCTTAGGATATGAAGAAAGAGATGCACAATTAATTGCTGACCAAGGGTTTGATTTACTAAAGTATGATTACCGTGAACTCCCAGGTGATCCAATAGGAAGAGGGGTAAAAGAAGATTACGTGACGATGAGGGACGCCTTGATGAAAACTGGGAGAGACATGGTCTTCAGTATTTGTGAACATGGGAAATCACATCCAGAAACGTGGGCGCGGGACATTGGTCATATGTGGCGTACAACCCCAGATATTAAAGACAGCTTTGATGAGGATATAAACTGGGGCTGGTCAATTAATCATATTATAGATGAGACCCATGCACTTCATCACTACGCAGGGCCAGGTGGTTGGAACGATCCAGATATGTTAGTCGTGGGGATTAATGGATTAAATGATTGGCTTGGACCCGGCTGTACGTATAATGAATATAAATCACATTTTAGCTTGTGGTGTCTCCTTGCAGCCCCTCTTCTTATTGGTTGTGATATTCGAAAAATGAGTGAGGAAACCAAAACGATTTTACTAAATAAAGAGATGATTGCCATTAATCAAGATCCATTAGGTATACAAGGTCATCTTCTTAAAAAAGAACATGGGATTGATTATTGGGTAAAACCTCTTGCGAATAATGACATTGCGATTGGCTTGCTAAATCGCTTTAATGAGCCTAAAGAGGCTGTTCTTAGCCTGAGTGATCTCCTCGAAGACGGAAACTATTTAATGAAAGATGTATGGACAAATGAACGGAAGGAGCTACAGGCAGAATGGATAAGTAAAACATTGAAGAGCCATGAATGTGCGGTTTTTAGACTTATCTCTAAAGAAAAATAG
- a CDS encoding carbohydrate ABC transporter permease, with translation MKYFWAVMKYLSLIIGVLITAIPIIVVLFASFKTREEYATTGPLSPPESWMNVENYVRAFTEGNMLLGFANTAFMLVVSVFFAILFGAMIAYILSRFKFRGSKVLLGLFLLATLIPAVTTQVATFQIISGLGLFNTRWSAIVLFMSTDIIAVYIFLQFLDRVSISLDESAMLDGASYFTIFRKIILPQLKPAMATVLIIRGVTIYNDFYIPFLYMPRPDLQVVSTALFRFQGPYGSQWEVICAGVIIVIIPTLIVFVLLQKYIYNGFTEGSVK, from the coding sequence ATGAAATATTTTTGGGCAGTTATGAAGTATTTGTCACTCATAATTGGTGTGTTAATTACTGCAATACCCATCATTGTCGTCCTTTTTGCCTCTTTTAAAACACGGGAAGAATATGCCACAACAGGCCCGCTTTCTCCACCAGAAAGTTGGATGAATGTTGAAAACTATGTCCGTGCGTTTACTGAAGGTAATATGCTTCTTGGTTTTGCAAATACAGCATTTATGCTCGTTGTTTCCGTCTTTTTTGCGATTCTTTTTGGCGCAATGATTGCTTATATCTTAAGCCGCTTTAAATTTCGCGGGAGTAAAGTGTTACTAGGTTTGTTTTTACTGGCTACTTTAATCCCAGCGGTGACAACACAAGTTGCCACGTTTCAAATTATTAGTGGATTAGGTTTGTTTAACACGAGATGGTCTGCCATCGTCCTTTTTATGAGCACAGATATTATCGCGGTATATATTTTCTTGCAATTTCTAGATAGAGTTTCAATATCGCTAGATGAGTCAGCAATGTTAGATGGTGCTTCGTATTTTACTATCTTTAGAAAAATTATTTTACCGCAACTAAAACCTGCCATGGCAACGGTCTTAATCATTCGCGGTGTCACGATTTACAACGACTTTTATATTCCATTTTTATATATGCCACGCCCAGATCTGCAAGTTGTTTCAACAGCCTTATTCCGTTTTCAAGGCCCATATGGATCACAATGGGAAGTAATTTGTGCAGGCGTTATCATCGTCATTATCCCAACTCTGATTGTGTTTGTTTTGTTACAAAAATATATATATAACGGATTTACTGAAGGATCAGTGAAATAG
- a CDS encoding sugar ABC transporter permease produces MAQSVYQKSTKFSKLLSSKNFNYKKQKMLIIVLFSLIPVTLLLTFSYLPLVNMIIYSFHNWNGISPNKEWVGFHNYVLMFTRPEYFAVFVVSLYYFFATFIQMGLALYFATVLSFNVRFKNFFKGVIFFPYLLNGVAIGFIFLFFFRPEGTLDSLLSLIGLGEYTQLWLGNPDLINISLAGTSVWRYMGFNFIIFLGAISSISKEIYEAADIDGANSWQKFRFIILPSIKRIVELNLILAISGAIGVFEIPFIMTGGANGSTTFVIQTMTTAFEYNRIGLASAMAVVLLIIIIIVTLVQRLLLRDKEA; encoded by the coding sequence ATGGCTCAATCCGTTTATCAAAAGTCTACAAAATTCTCCAAGTTATTGTCCTCTAAAAATTTTAATTATAAAAAACAAAAAATGCTAATTATTGTTTTGTTTTCACTTATTCCTGTGACATTACTATTAACATTTTCTTACTTACCTTTAGTTAATATGATCATTTATAGCTTCCATAACTGGAACGGGATTAGTCCGAACAAAGAGTGGGTCGGTTTTCACAACTATGTCCTCATGTTTACGAGACCAGAATATTTTGCTGTATTTGTCGTCAGTTTATATTACTTTTTTGCCACCTTTATTCAGATGGGCCTCGCGTTATATTTTGCAACGGTCTTGAGTTTTAATGTGAGGTTCAAAAATTTTTTCAAAGGCGTTATATTTTTCCCTTATTTATTGAATGGCGTCGCCATTGGTTTTATTTTTCTATTTTTCTTTCGACCAGAAGGGACGCTAGATTCATTACTTAGTTTGATAGGTTTAGGGGAATATACGCAACTTTGGCTTGGAAATCCTGATCTCATCAATATATCATTAGCAGGAACTTCCGTGTGGCGTTACATGGGGTTTAATTTCATCATTTTTCTCGGGGCCATTTCGTCTATTTCAAAAGAGATATATGAAGCAGCAGATATTGATGGTGCAAATAGTTGGCAAAAATTTAGATTCATTATTCTACCTAGTATTAAGAGAATTGTCGAGCTTAATCTAATACTTGCGATTAGTGGTGCTATCGGTGTGTTTGAAATTCCATTTATTATGACAGGTGGTGCTAATGGCAGTACGACATTTGTGATCCAAACGATGACAACAGCATTTGAATATAACCGTATTGGACTTGCATCAGCCATGGCGGTTGTCCTGTTAATTATTATCATTATCGTGACGTTGGTACAACGATTACTGTTAAGAGACAAGGAGGCGTGA
- a CDS encoding 1,4-beta-xylanase, whose amino-acid sequence MDYIKGMTWGWIGNSEDWRSNEAERSMEEMTNLAINWTAIAFQGLQETAHSPDITFAEPPMVTDENVRWAIAKAKSLGLSVILKPIVNVRDGTWRAHINFFDKDVPCEPTWSQWFKSYESFMLHYAKLAEDTGCEMLCVGCEMVQTERREKEWRDLIQKVRQVYSGIITYNCDKYQEDEVTWWDAVDVMSSSGYYPIGSWEHHKSRIKKIVESWQKPFFFMEAGCPSRLESGSVPNDWNKNRGQIDMNEQRVFYEEMFKFFHGQKWFYGFMLWDWPAKLYRLEDASENDDYCVYGKPAAEVIKSFFTSNKIAKR is encoded by the coding sequence ATGGACTATATTAAAGGTATGACGTGGGGATGGATAGGAAATAGCGAGGATTGGCGTTCAAACGAGGCAGAACGTTCTATGGAAGAAATGACAAACTTAGCAATTAACTGGACAGCAATTGCTTTTCAAGGTTTACAAGAGACGGCTCATTCGCCGGACATAACATTTGCAGAGCCACCAATGGTCACAGATGAGAACGTACGGTGGGCAATTGCCAAAGCGAAAAGTCTTGGTCTAAGCGTCATCTTAAAGCCTATTGTTAATGTAAGAGACGGAACGTGGCGAGCGCATATTAATTTTTTTGATAAAGATGTCCCTTGTGAACCTACATGGTCACAGTGGTTTAAAAGCTATGAGTCTTTCATGTTACATTATGCCAAATTAGCAGAGGATACAGGATGTGAGATGCTTTGTGTTGGCTGTGAAATGGTACAGACAGAAAGGAGAGAAAAAGAATGGCGGGATTTAATTCAAAAAGTCCGCCAAGTGTATTCTGGCATCATCACGTATAACTGTGACAAATATCAAGAAGACGAAGTGACCTGGTGGGACGCAGTTGACGTGATGTCTTCTAGTGGTTATTACCCGATAGGGTCTTGGGAACATCATAAATCGCGCATAAAAAAAATTGTGGAGTCGTGGCAAAAACCGTTCTTCTTCATGGAAGCAGGGTGTCCGAGCCGTCTCGAATCTGGTTCTGTTCCTAACGATTGGAATAAGAATCGAGGGCAAATCGATATGAACGAACAAAGAGTGTTTTATGAAGAGATGTTTAAATTCTTTCATGGGCAAAAGTGGTTTTATGGATTTATGTTATGGGATTGGCCAGCTAAGCTTTATCGTCTTGAGGATGCAAGTGAAAATGATGACTACTGTGTTTACGGAAAGCCTGCGGCTGAGGTCATTAAATCATTTTTTACCTCAAATAAAATAGCTAAGAGATAG
- a CDS encoding AGE family epimerase/isomerase, giving the protein MDKTNGGFYGYLTTHNKVDEKAPKGGILNSRILWTFSKAYHVFGNRHYLETANHAYVYLRDFFLDKEDGGVYWMVDHKGKPQETRKHIYNQSFAIYALAEYFKITCHEESLQIAKDIFYLIEKYGYDRQYKGYLEAFTKEWKMEQDPRLSESDMEAEKSMNTHLHILEAYTNLFKVWKSPQLKERITELIDVMLKHIVGPTDQFTLFFDRQWHGMANIVSYGHDIEGSWLLYEAAEVLGDEKRLEKVRRTSIDMAEKVAIEGFSESGGLINEREGDDVDEEKVWWVQAEGMIGFFNAYQLTLSNDYLEAVYKLWRFTKQHMVDKHYGEWYWKLDEQNNAYLDRPKVEPWKCPYHNSRCCFELIERIDRCKS; this is encoded by the coding sequence ATGGATAAAACAAACGGCGGATTTTACGGGTATCTCACGACTCATAATAAAGTAGACGAGAAGGCACCTAAGGGGGGCATTCTTAACTCAAGAATTCTTTGGACCTTTTCAAAGGCCTATCATGTATTTGGTAATCGTCACTACTTAGAGACTGCGAATCATGCTTATGTCTATTTAAGAGACTTCTTTTTAGATAAGGAAGATGGTGGTGTTTATTGGATGGTGGATCATAAAGGGAAACCTCAAGAAACACGAAAGCACATATACAACCAATCCTTCGCTATCTATGCGTTAGCTGAGTATTTCAAAATAACATGCCATGAAGAAAGTCTTCAAATAGCAAAAGACATCTTTTATTTAATAGAGAAATACGGATACGATAGGCAGTATAAAGGCTATTTGGAAGCGTTTACTAAAGAGTGGAAGATGGAGCAAGATCCTCGTTTAAGTGAAAGTGATATGGAGGCGGAAAAATCTATGAATACACACCTTCATATTTTAGAAGCCTATACGAATCTATTTAAGGTGTGGAAAAGTCCTCAACTAAAGGAGCGGATTACTGAGCTGATCGATGTGATGCTAAAACACATCGTTGGCCCGACTGATCAATTCACGCTATTTTTTGATCGACAGTGGCATGGAATGGCAAATATTGTATCTTATGGACATGATATTGAAGGCAGCTGGTTGTTATATGAAGCTGCAGAAGTTCTAGGAGATGAAAAGCGACTTGAAAAAGTAAGAAGAACATCGATTGATATGGCAGAAAAAGTAGCGATAGAGGGCTTTTCTGAAAGTGGAGGATTAATAAATGAACGTGAAGGCGACGATGTGGATGAAGAAAAAGTATGGTGGGTGCAGGCAGAAGGGATGATAGGCTTCTTTAATGCCTATCAATTAACGTTAAGTAACGATTATTTAGAAGCGGTCTATAAGTTATGGCGATTCACTAAACAGCATATGGTCGATAAGCACTATGGTGAATGGTATTGGAAATTAGATGAGCAAAACAATGCCTATCTTGATAGACCTAAAGTAGAGCCTTGGAAGTGCCCTTACCATAATTCCCGATGTTGCTTTGAATTAATAGAGCGTATCGATCGTTGTAAATCTTAA
- a CDS encoding alpha/beta fold hydrolase produces MPTIDLPLSELKVYKGTNPKPVDFDDYWERGLSEMCAVDPQVHFKKSDFQVPFATCYDMYFTGVKGARIHVKYVKPVSVSDPAPAVLMFHGYSMNAGDWSSKLAYAALGHAVFAMDVRGQGGESEDVGGVKGNTLKGHIIRGLDDDKDNLFFRDVYLDCAQLAQIVIGMDEIDGANVSATGWSQGGALTLVCASLEPRIKKAAAVYPFLSDFKRVWELDLAIDAYEDIKHYFRRFDPQHKRVEEVFTTLGYIDIQHLAERIQAKTLMATGLMDTICPPSTQFAAFNRIKSEKQLEIYPDFSHENLPGLHDIIMQYLRS; encoded by the coding sequence GTGCCGACAATTGACTTACCTTTATCCGAACTAAAAGTATACAAAGGGACTAATCCAAAACCGGTTGATTTTGATGACTATTGGGAACGAGGGCTTAGTGAAATGTGTGCGGTCGATCCGCAAGTCCATTTTAAGAAAAGTGATTTTCAGGTTCCTTTTGCCACTTGCTATGACATGTATTTTACGGGTGTTAAAGGGGCGCGTATTCATGTGAAATATGTGAAGCCAGTGTCTGTGTCTGACCCTGCGCCAGCTGTGCTCATGTTTCACGGCTACAGTATGAACGCTGGGGATTGGAGCAGTAAATTGGCTTATGCGGCGTTAGGTCATGCCGTATTTGCAATGGATGTCAGAGGACAAGGGGGAGAATCAGAGGATGTTGGCGGTGTTAAAGGGAATACTTTAAAAGGTCATATTATAAGAGGGTTGGATGACGATAAAGATAACTTATTTTTTCGGGATGTTTATCTCGATTGTGCCCAATTAGCCCAAATAGTAATTGGAATGGACGAGATTGATGGAGCGAATGTATCGGCTACAGGCTGGTCACAAGGTGGTGCTTTAACGTTAGTATGTGCCTCATTGGAGCCGCGAATAAAAAAAGCAGCGGCTGTTTATCCTTTTTTAAGTGATTTTAAACGTGTGTGGGAATTAGATCTAGCGATTGATGCGTATGAGGATATTAAACATTATTTTCGACGTTTTGATCCACAGCATAAGCGTGTCGAAGAAGTCTTTACGACTCTTGGATATATCGACATTCAGCACTTAGCCGAAAGGATTCAAGCAAAAACGCTCATGGCAACCGGATTGATGGATACCATTTGTCCCCCTTCAACACAGTTTGCAGCATTTAATCGCATTAAGTCAGAAAAACAATTAGAAATCTACCCAGACTTTTCACATGAAAATTTGCCGGGTCTTCACGATATAATCATGCAATATTTACGTTCATAA
- a CDS encoding glycoside hydrolase family 5 protein encodes MKKKLSQIYHLIICTLIISVGIMGITTSPSEASSGFYVDGNTLYDANGQPFVMRGINHGHAWYKDTASTAIPAIAEQGANTIRIVLSDGGQWEKDDIDTVREVIELAEQNKMVAVVEVHDATGRDSRSDLNRAVDYWIEMKDALIGKEDTVIINIANEWYGSWDGSTWADGYIDVIPKLRDAGLTHTLMVDAAGWGQYPQSIHDYGQDVFNADPLKNTMFSIHMYEYAGGDANTVRSNIDRVIDQDLALVIGEFGHRHTDGDVDEDTILSYSEETGTGWLAWSWKGNSTEWDYLDLSEDWAGHHLTDWGNGIVHGADGLQETSKPSTVFIDDNGGHPEPPTATTLYDFEGSTQGWHGSNVTGGPWSVTEWGASGNYSLKADVNLTSNSSHELYNEQSRNLHGYSQLNATVRHANWGNPGNGINARLYVKTGSDYTWYSGPFTRINSSNSGTTLSFDLNNIENSHHVREIGVQFSAADNSSGQTALYVDNVTLR; translated from the coding sequence ATGAAAAAAAAGTTATCACAGATTTATCATTTAATTATTTGCACACTTATAATAAGTGTGGGAATAATGGGGATTACAACGTCCCCATCAGAAGCAAGTTCAGGCTTTTATGTTGATGGCAATACGTTATATGACGCAAATGGGCAGCCCTTTGTCATGAGAGGTATTAACCATGGACATGCTTGGTATAAAGACACCGCTTCAACAGCTATTCCTGCCATTGCAGAGCAAGGCGCCAACACGATACGTATTGTTTTATCAGATGGCGGTCAATGGGAAAAAGACGACATTGACACCGTTCGTGAAGTCATTGAGCTTGCGGAGCAAAATAAAATGGTGGCTGTCGTTGAAGTTCATGATGCCACGGGCCGCGATTCGCGCAGTGATTTAAATCGAGCCGTTGATTATTGGATAGAAATGAAAGATGCGCTTATCGGTAAAGAAGATACGGTTATTATTAACATTGCAAACGAATGGTATGGCAGTTGGGATGGCTCAACTTGGGCTGATGGCTACATTGATGTCATTCCGAAGCTTCGCGATGCCGGCTTAACACACACCTTAATGGTTGATGCCGCAGGATGGGGGCAATATCCGCAATCTATTCATGATTACGGACAAGATGTGTTTAATGCAGATCCGTTAAAAAATACGATGTTCTCCATCCATATGTATGAGTATGCTGGTGGTGATGCTAACACTGTTAGATCAAATATTGATAGAGTCATAGATCAAGACCTTGCTCTCGTAATAGGTGAATTCGGTCATAGACATACTGATGGCGATGTTGATGAAGATACAATTCTTAGTTATTCTGAAGAAACTGGCACAGGCTGGCTCGCTTGGTCTTGGAAAGGCAACAGTACCGAATGGGACTATTTAGACCTTTCAGAAGACTGGGCTGGTCACCATTTAACTGACTGGGGGAATGGGATTGTCCACGGAGCCGATGGCTTACAGGAAACCTCCAAACCATCCACCGTATTTATAGATGATAACGGTGGTCACCCTGAACCGCCAACTGCGACTACCTTGTATGACTTTGAAGGAAGCACACAAGGGTGGCATGGAAGCAACGTGACCGGTGGCCCTTGGTCCGTAACTGAATGGGGTGCTTCAGGTAACTACTCTTTAAAAGCCGATGTAAATTTAACCTCAAATTCTTCACATGAACTATATAATGAACAAAGTCGTAATCTACACGGATACTCTCAGCTCAACGCAACCGTTCGCCATGCCAATTGGGGAAATCCCGGTAATGGTATAAATGCAAGACTTTACGTAAAGACGGGTTCTGATTATACGTGGTATAGTGGTCCTTTTACACGTATCAATAGCTCCAACTCAGGTACAACGTTATCTTTTGATTTAAACAACATCGAAAATAGTCATCATGTTAGGGAAATAGGCGTGCAATTTTCAGCGGCAGATAATAGCAGCGGTCAAACTGCTCTCTACGTTGATAACGTTACTTTAAGATAG